From Oceanibaculum indicum P24:
CCACCTTCGAGCCGGTCGCCGTGCCGGCAATGGCGTTGGTGATCGTCAGATCCTTCGAGCCGGTGATGGTGATTACCGAGTTGTCGGCATTGGCCAGCGTGGTGATCACGTTCGCCGCCCCCGTGCCGGTACCGGTCGACACCAGCGACACGCTGGTCGCCCCCGCCAGCGTCAGGCTGGTCAGCGTCTTCGCCGCCGGCGCGGAGCCCGCATCCAGCGTGAGCGCGGTGCTGATCTCGCCCACCTTGTTGCCGATCGACAGAGTGCCGGTGTTGCCCGCGCTGTTATCGACGGTATAGGTCGTGGTCGACAGCGAGTTGGTCGCCGTCAGCGTGGCGTTGCCGCTGGTCTTGAAGTTGGCGATGCCATTGGTGATGAACCCGACATCGACCTGGTTGTTGCCGGTGGTCACGACCAGGCTCTCGAAGTTCACCGCATCATTCACGCCGGCCGCAGCAGACTTGGAGGTCAGCGTCGCCGCCGTCGACAGGGCCAGCGCATCGCTGCCCGCCCCGCCATCCAGCGCGTCCGCCGTGGTCAGGTCGGCAACCGCCGCCGTCACCTGGTCCGACCCCGAGCCGCCCTTGAAGGTCAGGGTCGAGCCGGCCTCGCCGGTATAGGCAACGCCGCCGGTATTGGCCGAGGCATCCACCGTCACCGTCGCCGCCAGGTCGGAGCCGGAGATCGTCGCCTTGCCGGCACCCGAGACATTCACCGTCTTGGCCGCCGAGGCCGCCAGCGAGGTGACCGACAGGGCGGCGCCCGAGCCGACCGCCAGGTTCACCGTGGTGGCCGTCGCCGGACCGGTCAGCGTGGCGATCTTGCTGGCCGCCGTGTCGGTGGTGACGTTCAGCGTGGTCGCCGCCGCCCCGGTGACGGTCAGGTTCTGCGCCGTCGCGTTGCTGTAGCCCGACAGCTCCAGGTTCAGCGTCGTGTCGGTGGTGCTGGCCGCCCAGGTCAGCGCGCCGCCCGCGCTGCCATTGTTCAGCGTCGCCAGGTCCAGCGTCACGCCATTATAGCCGGTCGTGGTGATCGACTTGCCGCCGGTCGCATTGACCTGGTCGACCTGCACCCGGGTGACGCCCGAGGGCGCGCTCGCCGTGCCCAGATTGATGTCGTTGTTGCCCGGGGTGACGTAGTTCAGCACCTCGATATTCTTCGTACCGGCCGGGAAGTTGCCCGGCGTGCCATAGAGCTTCAGCGTGTCGGTGCCCGCACCGCCATCGATCTGGTCGGCCGCGTTCACCGTGGTCGTGCCGGTGAACTCGCCGATGATGGTGTCATTGCCCTCGCCGCCGGTGATCACGTCGGTCGCCGTCGTCAGCGTCAGCGTCTGGCCCGCGACCGGCGCCTGGTCCACCGTAGCGGTGGTCACGACATTGGCCGTGCTCAGCGTGGTCAGGCCGCTGCCCTTCACGGTGATGGTCGCCCCCGCGATCGTGAAGGACACACCGCCCTCGACCGTGGTCTGCCCCGCCAGCGCGGTGGTGATATCGGCATCCGTCGCCCCCTCGATGGCAACACGGTCGCTGCCGGCCACGAAGTCGGTGATGGTCGGGGTCTTCAGCGCGCCGGGGAAGTTGGCATCCGCCCCGCGCAGCACGAACACGTCCGCCCCCGAGCCGCCGGTCAGCGTGTCCTGGCCAAGCCCGGAATACAGCGTGTCGTCGCCATCGCCGCCGACGATCGAGTCATGACCCTTGCCGCCGCGCAGCACGTCATTGCCCGCACCGCCTTCCAGCGTGTCGGCATTCATGCCGCCCTGCAGCACGTCATTGCCGCCAGACCCGATCAGCCAGTCATTGCCGTCGCCGCCATCGATGTCGTCGGCACCCTCCGCCCCGTTCAGCGTGTCGTTGCCGCCAAGACCCCGGATCGTGTCATTCCCCAGACCGCCATTCACCAGATCCCCGTCGGCACTACCAACCAGATAATCGCTCGCACCCGTACCCGTCACCGTCGCCATCGCTTATTTCCCC
This genomic window contains:
- a CDS encoding beta strand repeat-containing protein: MATVTGTGASDYLVGSADGDLVNGGLGNDTIRGLGGNDTLNGAEGADDIDGGDGNDWLIGSGGNDVLQGGMNADTLEGGAGNDVLRGGKGHDSIVGGDGDDTLYSGLGQDTLTGGSGADVFVLRGADANFPGALKTPTITDFVAGSDRVAIEGATDADITTALAGQTTVEGGVSFTIAGATITVKGSGLTTLSTANVVTTATVDQAPVAGQTLTLTTATDVITGGEGNDTIIGEFTGTTTVNAADQIDGGAGTDTLKLYGTPGNFPAGTKNIEVLNYVTPGNNDINLGTASAPSGVTRVQVDQVNATGGKSITTTGYNGVTLDLATLNNGSAGGALTWAASTTDTTLNLELSGYSNATAQNLTVTGAAATTLNVTTDTAASKIATLTGPATATTVNLAVGSGAALSVTSLAASAAKTVNVSGAGKATISGSDLAATVTVDASANTGGVAYTGEAGSTLTFKGGSGSDQVTAAVADLTTADALDGGAGSDALALSTAATLTSKSAAAGVNDAVNFESLVVTTGNNQVDVGFITNGIANFKTSGNATLTATNSLSTTTYTVDNSAGNTGTLSIGNKVGEISTALTLDAGSAPAAKTLTSLTLAGATSVSLVSTGTGTGAANVITTLANADNSVITITGSKDLTITNAIAGTATGSKV